The DNA window TGTCGTCAGCGGCGTTTCTTGGGATCGTATTGCAGATTATCCTGATGGCGTGGGACAGGGTACTGATCTCGGTCAAAAGTCGCTGGGTGATTTTTGGCGTGATTTTTGGCACCTTGTACACCGTGCTCGAACTGTCGTCGAACCGCAATGCGTTTCAGATTATTGCAAGTGAACTTTCGTTTTCATCAGGAACCGCTTATAATCGGATCCTGATTTTCAACCATGCAGTGGACGACATCGCGCGCAATCCGATATTCGGAATCGGGCTGAATGACTGGACGCGGCCATATTGGATGAAGCCCAGTATCGACAACTTTTGGCTTGTGCACACGATCCGGCACGGATTGCCAATGTTGGCCTTCATGTCTTTGGCGATCCTGACGCTCTTCGTGCAATTGGTCATGAAACCATTGTCGGGAAAGCACGCGGATGCGCGCACCGGGTTTCTGATCGTGCTGGCCAGTCTGATCTTGTGTGCTTCAACTGTTCACCTGTGGGACGCGACTTACTGTTTGCTTATGTTCTTACTGGGTGCCGCTGTATGGATGTTGGATTACGACCCGGCCGAGGAAACGACGTTCGAAAGCACTCCCGCCGACCAATCCGGTATCCGTACACAAATGCGATATACGCGTTTCGGCAAGAAACCGATGGATCAAGACAGCGCTTACGCCCGATTCAATCGGTCCTGAACAGCCGTTTTCGCGCCATTCCAATGGACCTGCGCAGTTTCTTTGCCAGGGGCATGACGGCGTTCAAGGCATCGGAGAGTTCAGATGCGCTCATATTGCCGCGCAGCGAAGTGCGCGCTTTGATAAAGCCGTCGGACCCCATGTGCCCGCCATCGCTGGTCCATATCGTCTGATACCCAGCAGATTTCAGCGCTGCGATGACCCGTCTGTCATATCGACCAAAGGGGATACCCGCTTCCGTAATCGGTTGACCGCAAATGGTTTCCAATTGTGTGCGAGAGGCAACAAGCTCTTTGTTCAACTCGGCATCAGACAAACTGGGCCAGGCGACATGGTCGATGCCATGGCTGCCAATCTTCATCCCCGCGTCAATCAGCTTGCGCAGATCTTGGCTACCGAGTGACCCTGGTTGGTCCAGGCGACCCGTCAGGACAAAGAACCTCGCGGTCAAACCCCGATCCAGCAGGGCTGGTAGCGCGATGGAAATGTCGGACCGGTTCCCGTCATCGAAGGTAATGAAATACTCCGTCGTGCTGGGCGCGTGGGCAACATGATCCAGAACACGTTCAAACTGTGGGACCGAGACCCAATACGGGACTTCGTCGTCTTCCAGCATCCGTTCGGGTGTGCCAATACCGTGAAAGTTCAGGCAGATTGCAGTATTCATCGCTTACCTTTCAATTTGGAATAGGCGTGCTCGGCCAACAGGATCAATCCCGTGCTCAAACCGCCCGGCCGATACTCGAACGGGCCTGGTGCAACAACGTCCACCCCGCCTGTGCGCAACTTAAACCGGGTGACTTCTGGGTTCGAAGTCGGGTCGATGCCCCCAAGATCGAGCCACCGCACCCCTTTGCGCTTGCATGCAAGAACGGCCTGCCACATCAAAAAATAGCCAGCATTCAACTGGCGCCCGCGATGTGTCGTGGCCCCGAAAAGATAGACCGCGTTCGTCCCTGTCAACCCGATAGTCATGCCCGCAACATCATCATCGCCAACCCGCGCGATCAGCACGTCATGCTGAAAATCAGGTCCCGTAAGATCATAGTAGAAATCAGGCGGAATATCTGGCTGGAACCCCTTTACAGACTGAACTTCACGGTACATCCGGTCGAACCGAGCACTTTCCTGGATCAGGGGCGCTGTGTGCAATGTGCAGTCGCTCTTCATCGCCTTGCGCAGAAGGTTGCGCCATTTGCCGTGAAGTTGGCGCATCAGCATGTCTTCATCGGCGGAGCAGTCGACAATCACACTGCGATATGAATGTGCGCGGGCTGTGTGGGTGTATCCCAACGTGCTGGCATGTTCCGCGATTGCCTCACCCATGTCGGGAGCAACAACAGGGAAACGGAGTCGGAGAACATGCCCGGTTTTGTCGAAATGGCGCGTCAAGGATTCCAGAATTTCATGAACACGGCACGCCGTCACAGCTGGCTCGCCTTGGCGGTATATCATCGGACCGGCGGGGGCCCATGCGATCCCCTTGCCCAGACCAGGGATGGTCTTGAGACGGAAACCGACGGCAGCAACCAGGTTTCCTGTCCTGTTGTACACGCCAAGATACAATGCCACGGCGCCAACCCGGTCAACCGCAGCTTGGCTGTATGTCAGGCTTTGCTCGAAACTGAGATCGCTGAATTGCGCACAGATGTCGGGCCACTTCCCGGGCGCGATTTCGGCGATGGTCAAGCCGCCTGTCTGTTCATCTGTGTTCATGACAATTTCATTCATCGCTTCGATACCCGGAAAGCTCTGCTCAGACCCGCGTACGGATCCAACTGTTCCATAGACCTCCCACGTGGAGCCCTTTGCGACGTAGCCAGGGGGCGGCTTTATTGTACCATATCCGATAGTACAGAAAGTTCAGGGCTTCGCCATAACGACGCAGTGCGTTCATCTTGAACCGTCCGATCATGGTTGGACGTGAGACTAGAAACCGGTGCATTTCGACTGTTTCGCCTTTTAAGCTGGCCTTGTAGTCATATTCTCCCGCCCCGCTGTCAATGATGTCGATCCCATCGTTGATCAGATTCTCGATCCGCTCGAACTGTGCATGCAGACCAATATCAAGCCGAAGCTCTGACCAGTCATTGTTGCGAGAAGGCACTAAAGCGTGACAGCTTTTTCCCGCCGCGAAGCAGAAAAGGCCTGTCACTATCTCTTGATCGGGTGTCTGTTGAACATACAGGCGTACACCAGCCCGATCCGTGCCGCTTTCACTCAGATCGGCATAGAAATCGTGGCTGCCGCGCCAATCCGCAAAGTGACCAAGTTTGCCTTTCGCTTGCCATTGCGCTTCGTGGGCGCTGGTGAATTTCCCGAGCATCTTCCGCGTGCTGCGCCCGTTGAAGATCCGCGTGCTGACATTATGGTCGTCTTCCAGCACACGCTTTGTCTTGCGATACTTGTTGCGACGATTGCGTGACAGTGTTTTCAGATAGTCCTCAAAGCTGCTGGGCAGCCGTATGATCGTGTGGTTTCGCGCTTTGCTGTCCGGGTTCAAGCTGGCTATCGCATTCGAATCGAGCGTGGCCCGAACACGGTCTGCCAGATTAAATGCGTTCGATATCGGGGCTAGGCTTACGCAATCACATCGGTGATGTTCGAAGAACTGGTCAACGATCTGGTCAAGCATCGCCCTTTCATGTTCCGCAAGTATCGGCAGGCGCATGACGCCAAAGAGAGGGTGCGGTCCTGCCAACTGAGCAACCTTCACCGGCAACCCGAAAGGATAGATTGTGTCGATCACGAAGGGCAGCACACCAACCAGGCCGTCACCCCAAAAGGCGCAGCCCGCAATGGCATGCCGATTTTTGGCAAAGTGGCGCACCCAACGCTCGACCCAGGCCGGAGTAAACCACATATCCGAACCTGTAGTGGTCGCCAGGTGATGCCAGTCATCCAGGGAACTCGCGCTTGTCTGATGCAGATCGACCCAAGTGATCGACAGGTCGGTTGCTGTCCCACTCATGCCGGTTCAGTTCCTGTCAGGTGATATCTTATCGACGCGCCGGCAAGGCGCACACGTGCCTGATACTCAGTATTCCGGCCAAGAACCCCCAGAAGGCCGAAAACGGTCCCGCGCAGGGCAGCGCTGGTTACGAAAATACATCGTGTCACCAGGACGCCAAGTTTTCCATGATGCTTCTGAACATAGATCATTTTGCTTTTTTGCATTTGCACGAACATGCGGGACTTGATCTGCGAGGTGCTTTTTGACCCGCCGTCAAGATGCAGGATCCTGGCGACGGGTGCGAACACGCAACGCCATCCCGCGTCGCGGATGCGTCTGCACCAATCTGCCTCTTCGCTATAGACAAAATACGCTTCGTCAAGCAGGCCGACTTTCTCGAATACGGGCCTTGGCACCAACATGAACATCCCGGATACGACGTCCACATCCCGTTCGCTGCGTCTGTCCCAGAGCCGGTATTCCGGAACGGCAAATCTTTTGACCCGCGGCGCCCATTTTTGC is part of the Aliiroseovarius sp. M344 genome and encodes:
- a CDS encoding O-antigen ligase family protein → MARTIDTIQPDKAEASVKTADRVLIALLVFSFVMPFYFFFGELRLSIYRIYLLVFAGPIFYRWIKGDAGRIRAIDVYVILASFWVVLSLMVVHGAEKAEFAGITAIETLIPYLTARVLIRSYAAFKTFVWWHFVAIMILLPFAIYESVTNKAILIDSFRGIFSVYVNANHEPRLGLYRAQASMPHPILFGVFATPAFALSWYVLGNEGSFFKKFSRPVIAGANVFTSLSSAAFLGIVLQIILMAWDRVLISVKSRWVIFGVIFGTLYTVLELSSNRNAFQIIASELSFSSGTAYNRILIFNHAVDDIARNPIFGIGLNDWTRPYWMKPSIDNFWLVHTIRHGLPMLAFMSLAILTLFVQLVMKPLSGKHADARTGFLIVLASLILCASTVHLWDATYCLLMFLLGAAVWMLDYDPAEETTFESTPADQSGIRTQMRYTRFGKKPMDQDSAYARFNRS
- a CDS encoding polysaccharide deacetylase family protein is translated as MNTAICLNFHGIGTPERMLEDDEVPYWVSVPQFERVLDHVAHAPSTTEYFITFDDGNRSDISIALPALLDRGLTARFFVLTGRLDQPGSLGSQDLRKLIDAGMKIGSHGIDHVAWPSLSDAELNKELVASRTQLETICGQPITEAGIPFGRYDRRVIAALKSAGYQTIWTSDGGHMGSDGFIKARTSLRGNMSASELSDALNAVMPLAKKLRRSIGMARKRLFRTD
- a CDS encoding lipid II:glycine glycyltransferase FemX → MNTDEQTGGLTIAEIAPGKWPDICAQFSDLSFEQSLTYSQAAVDRVGAVALYLGVYNRTGNLVAAVGFRLKTIPGLGKGIAWAPAGPMIYRQGEPAVTACRVHEILESLTRHFDKTGHVLRLRFPVVAPDMGEAIAEHASTLGYTHTARAHSYRSVIVDCSADEDMLMRQLHGKWRNLLRKAMKSDCTLHTAPLIQESARFDRMYREVQSVKGFQPDIPPDFYYDLTGPDFQHDVLIARVGDDDVAGMTIGLTGTNAVYLFGATTHRGRQLNAGYFLMWQAVLACKRKGVRWLDLGGIDPTSNPEVTRFKLRTGGVDVVAPGPFEYRPGGLSTGLILLAEHAYSKLKGKR
- a CDS encoding GNAT family N-acetyltransferase, whose translation is MSGTATDLSITWVDLHQTSASSLDDWHHLATTTGSDMWFTPAWVERWVRHFAKNRHAIAGCAFWGDGLVGVLPFVIDTIYPFGLPVKVAQLAGPHPLFGVMRLPILAEHERAMLDQIVDQFFEHHRCDCVSLAPISNAFNLADRVRATLDSNAIASLNPDSKARNHTIIRLPSSFEDYLKTLSRNRRNKYRKTKRVLEDDHNVSTRIFNGRSTRKMLGKFTSAHEAQWQAKGKLGHFADWRGSHDFYADLSESGTDRAGVRLYVQQTPDQEIVTGLFCFAAGKSCHALVPSRNNDWSELRLDIGLHAQFERIENLINDGIDIIDSGAGEYDYKASLKGETVEMHRFLVSRPTMIGRFKMNALRRYGEALNFLYYRIWYNKAAPWLRRKGLHVGGLWNSWIRTRV
- a CDS encoding glycosyltransferase family 2 protein is translated as MKSLHNPAQDVPAVSIVIVNWNTRDILHDCLASIAAQTTLLHEVIVVDNASSDGSADMVRAQHPDVTLIANKTNKGFAAANNQGLVIARGEKLLLLNPDTIVLDHAIDTMCAWLEDHPDVGCVGCQVYQDEETIQRTSFAEPSPINLAIVEFGLQKWAPRVKRFAVPEYRLWDRRSERDVDVVSGMFMLVPRPVFEKVGLLDEAYFVYSEEADWCRRIRDAGWRCVFAPVARILHLDGGSKSTSQIKSRMFVQMQKSKMIYVQKHHGKLGVLVTRCIFVTSAALRGTVFGLLGVLGRNTEYQARVRLAGASIRYHLTGTEPA